The Paenibacillus sp. RC334 nucleotide sequence TTCCGTAATTTGTTGAGCAGAATGAGCCGATTGTTCAGCCAACTTGCGCACTTCGCCTGCAACTACAGCAAATCCGCGACCGTGTTCTCCTGCGCGGGCCGCTTCAATCGCAGCGTTCAGAGCAAGAAGGTTGGTCTGACTCGAAATATTGGTGATTACATCAATAATCTTGCCAATTTCATCTGAACGCTCTCCCAATCCAGCCATAAGACCAGCCAATCCCTCCATGGAGTGATTTACAGCGTTCATCTGCGTAACAGCCTGTTGAATCATCTGGTTACCTTCAGCTGATTTGTGGGCCGCATCCTGAGCAGATGCAAATACATTTTGCGCACGAATAGCAATTTGTTCTACACCGATGGACATTTCCTCAATAGCCTGGGACGACTTTGTCACCATATCCACCTGTTCGCCCGTTCCTGTAGCTACTTCTTGTACCGTTTCGGTTATTTGTGCAGAAGCTTGGCTATTTTGCTCTGCGCTGGCTGTCAATTCTTCCGAGGAAGTGGTTACCAGTTCAGACGTCTTACTAACCGATTGAATCAGTTGGCGAAGGTTCTCAACCATGGCATTAAAGGAATGTGCCAACATGCTGATCTCGTCCTTGCCCTTCACAATTATAGCTTCACTTGTTAGATCACCCGATGCAATGCTTTCAGCAGCACGACTGATTCGCAGAATGGGTTTAGAAATAATTTGGGCGATGATGATTGCCACAATCAGTGCCAATACAATAGCCGCAATACTCAAAACGACGACCATTTGTCTACCTGAGATAAAGTTGTCAACGCCTTCTTGTGTAATCTGTTTTGAGCCATCTGAGTTCAGCTTGATGAGCTGAAAGATCATATTGTTCGCGCTATCCCATAGCGCATAGGACTCTTTGTGCAGAATGCTGGATTGAACATAATCGTTAGCTTTCCCTGCTGCAATCACCTCTGGCAACTTATTCAGATAATCTGCATATTTTTTGGAGAAATCATCATACATTTCACGTTCTTTAGGAGTAGCAATTAATTTTTCATATGTTTTCCGGCCGCTCTCGACCTTTTTCAAAACCAAATCGTATTCCGCCTGAACCTTCTCCACCTCTCTCGGGTCGCGTTCTACAATAATATTCAAGGAAAGCCGTTCTACATCAGATACATCGCCGTTTAGCGTTCCCAGGATAGTCACACTTGGCATCCAATGGCTATCAATTTCCATCGAAGTGTCACCCAAGTTTTTCATTTTTGAGATGGATACCAAACTAATGATAATCAATAAAGCAATTACCGCAAGAAACCCCAATAACAATTTTGCTCGGATGTTAAATTTCATACATTCGCCCCTCAATTTCTTTATAGTACATATTATATCGACATGAATCGACACATTGTTTATATCAACTTAAAGAGATTTTTCAGAACTGTTTCCAAAAGGAAAATTTTACTTGTGATGATTAGTGAAGCTGATTCTGGTTTGTTTTATAAACAGCGTGGGACGTGTTATGTTTCATGATTTCCAGCAATTGTTCCGCCATATAGCGAGGGGAATGCTTAAAATCTTCATTTACCCATTCTATGATCATCCCCAAAATAGCGTAGGCGTAGTAACTAGCTTGGGATATCCGTTATGGTAATGTCCTTTAAATCTTTTTCTTTTAAAAGGAGAACTATAGATTCCCTTAATAGTTTTTTCGTTCTTCGAATGCGTTTATCCTCAACTAATTTTGGATTAGGCATGGAGCATCACCGTTAATTTAAAATTTATTT carries:
- a CDS encoding methyl-accepting chemotaxis protein, with the protein product MKFNIRAKLLLGFLAVIALLIIISLVSISKMKNLGDTSMEIDSHWMPSVTILGTLNGDVSDVERLSLNIIVERDPREVEKVQAEYDLVLKKVESGRKTYEKLIATPKEREMYDDFSKKYADYLNKLPEVIAAGKANDYVQSSILHKESYALWDSANNMIFQLIKLNSDGSKQITQEGVDNFISGRQMVVVLSIAAIVLALIVAIIIAQIISKPILRISRAAESIASGDLTSEAIIVKGKDEISMLAHSFNAMVENLRQLIQSVSKTSELVTTSSEELTASAEQNSQASAQITETVQEVATGTGEQVDMVTKSSQAIEEMSIGVEQIAIRAQNVFASAQDAAHKSAEGNQMIQQAVTQMNAVNHSMEGLAGLMAGLGERSDEIGKIIDVITNISSQTNLLALNAAIEAARAGEHGRGFAVVAGEVRKLAEQSAHSAQQITELVGLIQKDTAHAIEAVASNGKDVMTGREVVQNAGASFELIQETVNKVASEIEEVSAGSEQMSASTDEVVGFVRQISAIAEEAAAGTQHVSAATQEQLASMEEIASAARNLSTMAEDLQGQIGKFKV